The Sedimentibacter sp. zth1 DNA segment AAATACGAACTACCTTGCATTGTAAGTCCTTCAGCATTTGAGATTTTAGCTATACCTATAGTTGCTAAATCAAGTACGTTACCTTTATCGTCTATTCCGGTAATATGACCATTGCCACCAATAGATATATTTGTGTACTTGTTAAAATCAGGAATTATAATTTCTTCTAATTGTACTTCATCATTGTTTAATTTTGCGCCGTAATCAGTTGTTGGAGGTGTACCAGGAGTTATGGTAGAAATTGCTCCCTTAACTGAATTACCATTAATATCAACTAATCTAAATGTTGTTCCATTAGATGTAGGCATGAAAGATAATGCTCCTATACGTGTAAACATATTCCCACCATTTGGATCTTCAACTGCTATAAAACCTTCTCCATCTATATATATGTCCATTGGTCTATCAGTTGGAGCATATCCTGATTGTACATGCAATGTATCTATTGAACCTACTTGTGCACCGTAACCAAGTTGAGTAGCATTTACACCTTCGCTTGATGATCTAATAGTTTGGTAATACATATCTCTAAAAGTTACTCTTTGAGATTTATATGCGTATGTATTTACGTTCGCAATGTTGTTACCTACAACATCCATTCTTGTTTGGTGTGCTCTTAATCCAGCAACGCCGGAGTACAATGATCTCATCATAATATTTATTTCTCCTTTTAATTAAGGTAACTGTATATATTTGTATTCGTCAATAAGTCGGAATACTTAGCTTCCTAAAAGGACCAGCTATTTTATTACAGCTCCATCTATATTTGTAAATATGTTCTCTTTAAGTTCGTTATTATTTACTGCTGTTATAACTTTATTGCTAAGTGTGTTAACTATAAATGCTGTTGAATCAATCATAACCAATACATTTTTTAGTCCCTTGCCCTTAGCTTGTACTATTGCTTCATTTAACCTTGATGATACACCCTCACCTACATTAATATTTCTTTCTTCTATTCTTTCGGTAGCATGCTTAGAAAATGAAACAGTATTTTTTTGACATTTTTCCTTTAACAGTTTACTAAATGTATTATCTTTGCTGTCAATGTTCTGTTTTTTTATGGAGTTAATGTCTAGATTATTGTTGATATTACTTATATTCCTTATAAAATTAATATCTGTCACAACTCCACCACCTTTATACTTTTTATAATATAGCTACTCTTCAGATGTGATATCATCACTACCTTCAGGCTTTTCTTCATCTGTCTTATCACTATCAGGCTCAGTTTCTTCAATTTCTTGAACTTTTTTTATTTCCATAACATTTGAATATTCATATTCATTACCATTGACATACAGCTTTGGCATTCCACTGGACAATGTTACTTTTTCAACAATTCCTTCTTCTGTCACTAATTTATTGTTACTATCATATTTAGCTACAATTACATTTTTCCCCACTAAATTTGTGGATTGATTCATAGTAGTCATCTTTGCCATTGAATCCATTGCTTGTAGAGATGAAAACTGTGCTAATTGAGCGATAAATTCAGTATCCGAGCTAGGATTCATCATATCTTGATTTGCAAGTTGCGCTGCTAATAGTGTCAAGAAATCATCAATACCTAAACTTGATTTATCGGATTTTTTAGTACTATTCGATTGACTTAGTCCACTCGTATTATATATGGGTGATACATAATCTTTTATTTCCATGTCTTCTCCTTATACTATACTCTTTAATAATTGTAATAAATTTCTCTAAGCTTTGTTAATTCTGAAAGAAAATCTACATTTTCGAAGTCACTCATATTGCTTGTTTCAGTTTCAACATATTCTCTATTATCTTTTCGCTCTTGTTGTTGACTTTGCCGATTATTTTGATTATTTTGATTTTGATACTCATCAGCTAATTCCTTTTGTGTATTAACATTAATAAATGTCTTTTCCTGAGAACTATCTTGTAAAACCGCCTTTAATTCATCTAAATTAGATAATAATAAGCTTTGAGTTTTTGCATTAGATGCTACAATTTCAACTGTTAATATGCCTTTATCAAATATCATTTTAATATCGAGCTTACCTAAATTTTCTGGAGTAAGTTGCATTGAAACTGTATCTATACCCTTATCCTTCATTATGACTATTTGTTCCTTAACCTGATTAATTGTGTTTTCTTTAATCATTGAAGCTTCATCTGTTACTTTAAACATATT contains these protein-coding regions:
- a CDS encoding flagellar hook-basal body complex protein, which translates into the protein MMRSLYSGVAGLRAHQTRMDVVGNNIANVNTYAYKSQRVTFRDMYYQTIRSSSEGVNATQLGYGAQVGSIDTLHVQSGYAPTDRPMDIYIDGEGFIAVEDPNGGNMFTRIGALSFMPTSNGTTFRLVDINGNSVKGAISTITPGTPPTTDYGAKLNNDEVQLEEIIIPDFNKYTNISIGGNGHITGIDDKGNVLDLATIGIAKISNAEGLTMQGSSYFKSINNTGDITYNVPGKNGVGSLVPGALEMSNVDLAKEFTDMITTQRGYQANSRIITVVDEMLQELVNLKR
- a CDS encoding TIGR02530 family flagellar biosynthesis protein, which encodes MTDINFIRNISNINNNLDINSIKKQNIDSKDNTFSKLLKEKCQKNTVSFSKHATERIEERNINVGEGVSSRLNEAIVQAKGKGLKNVLVMIDSTAFIVNTLSNKVITAVNNNELKENIFTNIDGAVIK
- a CDS encoding flagellar hook capping FlgD N-terminal domain-containing protein, with the translated sequence MEIKDYVSPIYNTSGLSQSNSTKKSDKSSLGIDDFLTLLAAQLANQDMMNPSSDTEFIAQLAQFSSLQAMDSMAKMTTMNQSTNLVGKNVIVAKYDSNNKLVTEEGIVEKVTLSSGMPKLYVNGNEYEYSNVMEIKKVQEIEETEPDSDKTDEEKPEGSDDITSEE